TGTACTGTAATGTGCATTGCAATTTATATGGACTTAAGCACCCTGATCCATGCagcttttaacattttcttttactgaAAATGTGAGCGCCTGAGCGGCTATGTTATCTGCTGGTGTGTTATTTTAGTGATGGCACCTGGTGGAAGCTCTAGAACCTTTCATTGCTTTCCTTATGATTTGCTTGTTTTTTGGcttataatttaattcaattgttaCCATCTCcccaattttcaaaatctgaGCTCACTTCCAACATCTATCAATTGAAAGGTTTTATAAAGGTGCAATTTAACTTTAATGTGCTTTTACGTTTTGACCAGAGTAGAAGCTGAAAGACGTGAATTGATGGACCGGGCAAACTCTGCTAAATGCGACAAAATTAAGGATAATTTCTAGGCGGAAGAATCGCAGGAATAGTATCACATTAGAATaccacaataaaaaatagtaatcaCAACAGTATCACAACAGAAGCTGTGATTCCACGTTGATCGATTGATACAGTATTGGAATTTTCAGGCAGAGATCTTCCAGTCACcagctattttttttgtgaaggTTTACCCAAGtgacaaattcaaataataaccCAAATAGTGAATTCTATACCACCTATATCTCTGTGAATTGTATcgagagaaaacagaaaaattctgaTTCGTTTCTATTTCTGGTTTTGTTGGATAGAAAGTTGGTTGGCGCGAATATTTCTTAATCGAAAACTGAATCACTTAGAAAGCTCTTGATGGTGCAGGGGAATCCCTACTTTCTCGATTCGTGGTTATTAAAGGCCTCGCAGCAAACAGAAATATCGCTCGCTTTGATTTACCTACTTGCCTTCCTCAAATGAAATTTCGTAAATTACTGAATTCCAGTCACCTTTCTGCGGTTCATTATCGCCAATATGATGATAGAGTAGCGCAAAATACATTAAAACGACTCCACAATTCATCCACAATACCGAAGCTATACGGCAACTAATGAAAGTGAAACGATAGAGCAATCAGTAGCTCAACACAAACCAGAAAACCACCTACGACCACAAGCGGGAAAGCAAAGGAATACGCGCATGAAATCAaggggaaaatataaaaaatattctgtctGTTTGACAGAGAAGGCGTTGCCTTTGCCACATGATATAAATTCAAGTCGATACGCTCACCTGTCCATCAGTCAAGTCCTCGAGTGTTTACATCGACGTAGCTCCTCCGAGGAACACCCTGTGATAAATAGAAACCAAACTAATTATTTCAACATGAAACGCGAATTTTCAAAGGTAAGTGCAGTGAGAAGTGACCAGGATTATTGCGTACTAAAAGCTTGTTTGCTACTTTACATTTCATGAAGTTGCTGACCCCAATCCTGCTGACTGTATTAGCTGTAGCAGTAATCGGACTTGACGACAATTTAGCGACCGAAAGTAAAGCGAAGGCCCAGAAAGTGGCCCACAGCAGCAGATTGGCTAATCAATTGAAGACACAAGATGTCGGTCACCTTTATAGACACGAAAACGGATATCGTCCATCAAATGTGCAACACGACAAGTACAATCAACTATATTCCAACTATGAAGCGCCCAAACTACAGTACGGACCATTCGGCTCAACGAAAAATTACAACCCAGAACCAACTTACAATCCTTACGTGCCCGTCTACCCCCAAACGCCTTACACTCGTCCTCAGACTTCGAATTACGACTCGTCGTCGTACATCTACCCTCTTTCTTACTACACCGAACCACCGACTTACGCCTATCCGCAGCAATCTTATCCGTCGCCAGCCTACTCGCCATCGGTCTACGTTCCTCAAGCATACACTGAAGCTCCCTATCCTGCGACATCAGATTTTCAATACCCACCTCTTTACTACAAAGACTTGAAGAAAGTACAAAGACCTTTCGACGCTGTCACTGTAAGTAGACCCAGCGAACACGCCGCTAGCAACCACAACGAGTACACTAATAATTATGACGAATACGTTAACATTCCAAACGAATACGCTCATAATCAGAACGAATACCCAAACATTCCCAACGGGCACAGTAATAATCACAACGAATATTCTAACATTCCCAACGGATACGGTAATAATCAGAACGAATACGCCAATAATCCAAACAAATACGTAGGCGTTCCCGACAAACATGCTAGCAGTCACAGCGAATACGCAACCGGCAACACTCAAAACGGATACCATAATAATTCCAACAAATATGCAAGCATTCCTCACAAATACGCTAACACCCCTAACAAATACGCTAACAGCCACAACGAATTCGAATATAGCGCCAACGACTTTCCCAAATttgacgattttttaaagcacAGTCTTACTCAATTTCCAAATTACAGAAATTAAGGGAAAATGGCTTGGCTAGAGGTAATGTTGTCGATTATTGAATGGCGGGGCTATTCTAACAAATTGGACAATTGTAAAAGATAGAActgaaaataaaccaaattaGCAAATAAACTTACTATGAACTTTAACTATCTCTTTCATTTGTAGCAATTTTAAGGACGATGGATTGATACTGGCTCGTAAGGTACCAAAATTTACGGTGGCTTTTCCTTTGATCGGATAAGCTGTAACAAAAAGGCAATTGTCTCtatcgtaaatttttttataaatgtgaGTAACAGCTGCTTTACCTAATATGGTGGTTTGGGAATTACTTTAGGGATGCAAAAACCCCCCGAATCAGTTCACTTGCGTCAAGCTCTCTGGCTGGTCCAGGTTGGGTGGAATAGAAAATCTCCTGAAAATAAAGTGTCATAAATGTCAATGTTGGTTATTTTACGATGCAGAAGAGCATTATTGCACACAATAAGATTTGCTAAGGTTGCGATACTCATGACTGTTCAT
The window above is part of the Daphnia pulex isolate KAP4 chromosome 3, ASM2113471v1 genome. Proteins encoded here:
- the LOC124190938 gene encoding adhesive plaque matrix protein-like, giving the protein MKREFSKLLTPILLTVLAVAVIGLDDNLATESKAKAQKVAHSSRLANQLKTQDVGHLYRHENGYRPSNVQHDKYNQLYSNYEAPKLQYGPFGSTKNYNPEPTYNPYVPVYPQTPYTRPQTSNYDSSSYIYPLSYYTEPPTYAYPQQSYPSPAYSPSVYVPQAYTEAPYPATSDFQYPPLYYKDLKKVQRPFDAVTVSRPSEHAASNHNEYTNNYDEYVNIPNEYAHNQNEYPNIPNGHSNNHNEYSNIPNGYGNNQNEYANNPNKYVGVPDKHASSHSEYATGNTQNGYHNNSNKYASIPHKYANTPNKYANSHNEFEYSANDFPKFDDFLKHSLTQFPNYRN